GGAGAAAGCGACGGCCGGGGCGTAGCCTTCGGGCTGTCGCAGGATCTGCGGGGGATCACCATTTCTGCTTTCCAAGTCCCAGACGCGTACGGTGGAGTCATCTGACGCCGATGCTATGAATTGCCCGTCTGGCCCAAACACTGCACACCGAACCGGGGCCTCGTGGCCGGAAAACGAGCGCCGTAACTTTCCACTGGGTACGTGATAGGCCCGGACGGTTCGATCGTTGGAAGCAGACGCTACACTCTGTCCATCGTGTGAGAAGGCGATCGAGTtcacctcgtcgtcgtgtcCCATACGCTCGGCGTTGCGCAGTCGCTTGCCTGTCTCGCCGTCCCATAGGTGGATAGTGCCGTCCGTCATGGCAGACGCCACGCAGCGGCCGTCGAGGGAGACAGTTAGCGCACAGATGCGATGGGCATCAGCCAGGAAACTGTCTGCTTCTTTCTCTACTTCATGGACGTTTGCCTGTTCCTTGGGCTCGTCGTACCAAAGCCGTATCGTGAAATCCTGAGAGCACGAAGCCAGATACGGACCCTGTGGCGAGAATGCGACCGAAGTTACGAAATCTGTGTGTCCACGAAGCACCTGAGTGAGCTGCTCCATCTTGTAATTCCATACGTCAATGACGCAATTTCTACTGGCTACTGCCAGTTGAGAACCGTCGCGCGAGAATGCAAGAGATAGAACTTGGTCGCTCGAGAATGCAAGAGATAAAACATGGTCGCTCGACCGTGACAGCTTTTGTATCTCGTTGCCCGTCAAGGCATCCCAAACTCGGATAGTTGCGTCGTCTGAGCCAGAGGCGATGTGATGGCCGATGGGGGAGAAGGCAACGCAATTGATGGCTTCCTCGTGGCCGTTGAGGGTTCGGAGGAGCGCGTAAGTTTGCCCGTCCCAAATGTTAACTTTTTTATCTTCCCCGCCCGACACCAAGAATCTCCCGTCGGGCGAGAGCACGACGCTGCTGATAGAGCCCCCGTGTGCTTCGAACCTCTTCCAAAGCTCAGGCTTATTATCCACACTAAGATCCCAGACATACAAGCTTTGACCGGAGGCCGCCACGAGCTTTTTGCCATTCGGCGCGAAGCTAACGGCATCCACCCACCCCCAATGGCCTGAGAGGGTTCCGACGGGACGTCCAGTTGTGGCATTCCAGAGCCTCACGGTTGAGTCGGCCGCTCCCGATGCCACGAGACCAGTGCGAGAGAAGTCCAAGCAGAGTATCCAGTGGGTGTGGCCGCGGAGAGTATGCTGCGCCGTCCCTGCCTGGACGTCCCAGATGCGCACAGTCCTGTCATCCGAGCCGGAGGCCAATTGGGTCCCATCAGCGGAGAAAGCGATACATCGAACATagtcgccatggccacggagaGATTGAAACTCGTGGCTTGGATGATTTTCCATCAATGGCCGGGTGACTACCCACTGGGGCATTGATCCTTGCTTCACGACGCTTGAGCTGGGCCAGAACAGACGGGTATCCTGGACCAGGGATGCATCCGGTCTGTTGACTGATCTGTGAAAACGGAGGAGTCGATGCGCGTCACGAACGACCGGGAGCAGCTTGTTTGTGCTACTCAGCTTAGCCTGTTTGTTCAATCAGTCGTTATGACTCCATAAAGGAAACGAAATGTCCTGACCGAACAAGTATGCAAAGATGGACGTAAACTTACTACCAAGAACGCCTCCAGACGTAACAGCATAGTCGCAGACGTCGAAAGTCGCCCCATCGAGCCCAGGATCTTGAGCCAGTGAACGAAGTAGTTTTCCAGAAACAAAGTCACCGCCTCTGTCACTTCCGGATGTTTATCAATATTCGTTATCTCACGTATATGTCTCATCCAGTAAATTGACGTATACCTAACCGGAGCCAGGCAGGCCTCTAGGTCAACCTGCTTGGTAGCGACAGCCGACCCGGTAAGTATTTCCTCGTCTAGAAAGGCGGATAAGGAGTTGATGGCCCGTTCCGATATACGCAAGTGGGCTTGCGAGGTGGCCGACGGCAGGAAAATATGCTGTCGCGCGTAGTCCTTGGTAGACAGGTGCTGAAAGCACACAAAGTTATCGCGAACTTCCAAGAACGGAGAGCACTTCTTCACTATGGTCAACACGTCCACACCCTCCCGAAGTTCCGCCAGGGCTGATAGTTCGGATATATGCAGCGGCTGATAGGCGACAGCCATTGTCGAAAGAACCTCTCTGCAGAAGCTAGGCTCCTCGCGAGGAAGTTGCTGAATCCTAGATCCTATTTTGTCGTACAATTTCTGTAGGTCGTCGGGCATCTCCTGCAAGACTTCGACGGCATACCActtctcttcttcccgtAGAGCTGTGCAAACAATGTTTACCCACAAGAAATTACGATGGGGCCGTTGTCGGATTTTCCGCACTATCTCGCTTTCAAGAGCCTCTCCGTAGCTCTTTTCTTGGGCCAATTCAGAGACCTTGTGAGTTATGTGTCTGTCCACAGCTTCAATAAGAGCTCGAGGGCTCGGACTAGCATCGAGGCTCAAATGgcaacagcctcctccttcttctaaTGCCATTTCAGTAGTGTCTGTGTAGCTGCTAGACACTAGCCATCGAACCTTGGACGACAAGGACCTTGATACAGATATCAAGTGTAAGAAGTCATCCAGGCCAGGTCCATCATCAGTGGAGCACTGGTCGATAGCGTCGACCAAGAAGTATGTTTTTTCAAAGTTGGGATCTTGTATCATGCTGTAAAATGCCCGCGATAAGGCGAGAAAGTCACTTTGGTCGTCAAGGTATTTTCCTCGAGTTGAAGTGCGCGGTTCGTCCCAGTGCCTGTCAAGTAACGGTTGCTGCTCAAGCAAGCACCAGATCAGACCCTTCAGCACAGCTGCTACATTGTCTGATCTAAATGTGCTGCTGccgcagaagaagaaggccaactTGGCCGTAACGGGCTCCTCTTTCCCCCTTGCTGAAAGCTGACTTGCGATCGCGGCGAAGAGCAGCGTCTTACCTCGACCAGGGTCTCCGCTCACCCACAGCAATTTCGGATCAGCCTTGTCCCAACCAAGGAATTCCTTATACTCCTGCGTCGATAGAATCCACTGGTAAAGGTCGGGCAGAGAATAGCTTCCTCCCGGCTCGAGACGCCGCGTCCACTTCCTCAGGGCTATGTGCAAGTCCCGCATTAACTGGCTCTCCTTGTCCGGTCGCGACTGCTCCTTATCGTGGACAGATATCTCTTCAAGAAGCTTCTCAAGTTGCACCTTGACTTGAGAACAATTTAATAGCGAAAAGGCCTTCTCTGCCTCATCTACTTGGCGTTTTGCCTCGCTTCTGTCGAGTGGGACTTGTTCGATCTCGTGGGTGACGCCGGCGAAATCAAAATAAAGGCGGCCAAAATGAAAACACACAATTCTTATTTCGTACAATAGAATGGCCCTGTATAGGTCGATGAGTTTTTTTCTGGGCTCATCGTGGACCTCGTCGACTTTTTCTTCATTGTCACCGGCGGGTGGTGTCAGAACCCTGTGCAAGTTGCAAAACCACTCTAGCTTGGATATGAGATTGATAAAATCCAAGTAATCACTCTTGGCCTCCGTCACCAGACTTTGAGTGATGAGCAGAACCTGTATATGGGATCGGTTGTCAGATCTATGCGTGCTCAGTCTGGAAGACATTATTCCGTACCATTAAAGAGTAACAAGCACCAGCCCAGGCGAGGGCGGCATGTGGCATACTTTGCGCGATCTTCTGAAGGCCAGTTACCTCGTCGCTCGACTCTTCACCGATTTCGTTGAACCAGGTGTCTATTAGTTGCTGCATCTGCAAGCGTCTGGCCAGTGTATCCGCCTGGTTGATCATGTTTTCGGCGGGCATCGGAAATATTGGACTAAGCAGGGTCGAATGAAAGTCTCGTCTCCGAATGCCGGTAGACAGAATTTCCAAAATTACCTCGTACCACCTCATCATCTTCGGATGCTCTTCTTTGAGCTGGTTGTACGCCGCATCCCATAGCCGCGCAGCCTCCATCGACGAAGTAGAGGCCGGAGATTGCGGCCGAATGGGGTTTTTACCTTTTGGGGCCTGGGGGTAGTGAACCGAGTCGCTCTCGGGTGAAGGCGGGAGCTTGATCTTGCCTTTGGGCAATTTACCGTCAATGTCGAGGATTAGATTATTGACCAGAAATCCTATTGCGCGAATACTTGAAGGATGGATGTTAGAGACGGATGCTTTATCCGGTgggagatggagacgacCCCAGAAAGCTATTGGAAAGCGAAAACACCAAACACGGGCTTGATAAAGAGTTggtggcgaggcgaggcggTGGCCCAAGGCTGCCCGATGGGCAGACGATGGGTGTGCTCGCCAGCTTCCATGTCCGCTCGCACATGCATACAGCCAGCAAAAACAGAGGCTCGTCACAAAAGCATTGATTAGAGGTCCAAGTTCTTCTTTGTGAGGGTGCCACCCCAAAAATTAGCTATCACGGCCACACCTGTCCCAATCGAAGAGGAGCGACTCACGGCCCCAGCCTGCCAGCGGTACAACCGCAGGCGGGTACTGCCGGTCGAGTTACTTGaacaatggccatgaaggGGCTGAGGTCTTTGTCCGTATCAATATTTCTTACAAGATCAATGATAGATCATACATAGGGTGCCGTTCCCGGAGCAATCGCCGTCGTAACCGAGCTGCGCCGGATGCGGTTCCAGGACTGTAGGAAGGGCACGGGGTCAACGCACACGTTGTCGCCGAGGAAGCTCAAGTCGTAGCCCTCTTTCTGGCTCTGGTCGAGTAGGCAGCCGTTACTGTTGCAGGCCAAAACGGAGAGCAGCTCGTCCTGCACATCCCTGCTTGCGCTGCGATCTGTCCTCAGGCCCACGTTGGATGTGCTCGAGATGACTACATGTCGGTGCTTCTGGCACGCTGGACGGCTCGGGCCATCTTGTGTTGGGCGTCCCTGGACGCCACCAGCCACCTTTGTTCTGGGAATTTCTGGGTCCTCGGAGTAATGATTACGAAACATGACGAGAAACGCCTGTAGGTTCTTGCCAACCACTTCATAAGGGCTGCCATTGGTGTCTCTGCTAGTCAAACACCCCTTTGAGATGGGAAAGGTAGGAAAGCTTCGTACATGTCTTCGTGATCTAGGATTGTATGGTGTCCCCGGTTGACAGCCCAGCTGCATCTCGTTGTTTTTATTGTTAGATTTAGATTCCCTCGCATCTTGACGTGTTCGCCTTCGAGTGTCGGGGGCCTTTGCGAGGTATCTTGTCCCGTTTTGAAGAGCCGCTCGCCCACAATCTCCCGAAGATCCCTCTGAGCCTGTTTGGACTTATCACACTCTTCGACGGCCTCATAACTCGGACCGCAGTGGATGACAACTGAAAATTCATCTTTGGGTAGCCGCGTTTTACACCGCTCGTCTTCAGGCGTTGATTTAGCTCTTTGAGTTACTCCGTGTCTTCATGTGCAGTCCTGGAGTGCTCCGTCCCCCGCGGCTCCAGGTTTGTCGATTCTCTAGAAAGTCGTCGACCTTGTCCTGGAGATCCTTCATGACAGCCTCCACGCGATGGTTTCGTTGGCCTCGACCATCAATAGCAGGCTCATGGGAAATGCTGCGTCGCTAGATTGGTTGACTATACGCTGCAGGTATAGAGTTTGTCACAGATACCATCCATCAGTCGAAATCCATCTGGCCCTCTTGCTAAAACGGTCGCATGCcgatgctg
The Metarhizium brunneum chromosome 7, complete sequence genome window above contains:
- the HET-E1_13 gene encoding Vegetative incompatibility protein HET-E-1 — encoded protein: MKDLQDKVDDFLENRQTWSRGGRSTPGLHMKTRIVIHCGPSYEAVEECDKSKQAQRDLREIVGERLFKTGQDTSQRPPTLEGEHVKMRGNLNLTIKTTRCSWAVNRGHHTILDHEDIDTNGSPYEVVGKNLQAFLVMFRNHYSEDPEIPRTKVAGGVQGRPTQDGPSRPACQKHRHVVISSTSNVGLRTDRSASRDVQDELLSVLACNSNGCLLDQSQKEGYDLSFLGDNVIRAIGFLVNNLILDIDGKLPKGKIKLPPSPESDSVHYPQAPKGKNPIRPQSPASTSSMEAARLWDAAYNQLKEEHPKMMRWYEVILEILSTGIRRRDFHSTLLSPIFPMPAENMINQADTLARRLQMQQLIDTWFNEIGEESSDEVTGLQKIAQSMPHAALAWAGACYSLMVLLITQSLVTEAKSDYLDFINLISKLEWFCNLHRVLTPPAGDNEEKVDEVHDEPRKKLIDLYRAILLYEIRIVCFHFGRLYFDFAGVTHEIEQVPLDRSEAKRQVDEAEKAFSLLNCSQVKVQLEKLLEEISVHDKEQSRPDKESQLMRDLHIALRKWTRRLEPGGSYSLPDLYQWILSTQEYKEFLGWDKADPKLLWVSGDPGRGKTLLFAAIASQLSARGKEEPVTAKLAFFFCGSSTFRSDNVAAVLKGLIWCLLEQQPLLDRHWDEPRTSTRGKYLDDQSDFLALSRAFYSMIQDPNFEKTYFLVDAIDQCSTDDGPGLDDFLHLISVSRSLSSKVRWLVSSSYTDTTEMALEEGGGCCHLSLDASPSPRALIEAVDRHITHKVSELAQEKSYGEALESEIVRKIRQRPHRNFLWVNIVCTALREEEKWYAVEVLQEMPDDLQKLYDKIGSRIQQLPREEPSFCREVLSTMAVAYQPLHISELSALAELREGVDVLTIVKKCSPFLEVRDNFVCFQHLSTKDYARQHIFLPSATSQAHLRISERAINSLSAFLDEEILTGSAVATKQVDLEACLAPVRYTSIYWMRHIREITNIDKHPEVTEAVTLFLENYFVHWLKILGSMGRLSTSATMLLRLEAFLVAKLSSTNKLLPVVRDAHRLLRFHRSVNRPDASLVQDTRLFWPSSSVVKQGSMPQWVVTRPLMENHPSHEFQSLRGHGDYVRCIAFSADGTQLASGSDDRTVRIWDVQAGTAQHTLRGHTHWILCLDFSRTGLVASGAADSTVRLWNATTGRPVGTLSGHWGWVDAVSFAPNGKKLVAASGQSLYVWDLSVDNKPELWKRFEAHGGSISSVVLSPDGRFLVSGGEDKKVNIWDGQTYALLRTLNGHEEAINCVAFSPIGHHIASGSDDATIRVWDALTGNEIQKLSRSSDHVLSLAFSSDQVLSLAFSRDGSQLAVASRNCVIDVWNYKMEQLTQVLRGHTDFVTSVAFSPQGPYLASCSQDFTIRLWYDEPKEQANVHEVEKEADSFLADAHRICALTVSLDGRCVASAMTDGTIHLWDGETGKRLRNAERMGHDDEVNSIAFSHDGQSVASASNDRTVRAYHVPSGKLRRSFSGHEAPVRCAVFGPDGQFIASASDDSTVRVWDLESRNGDPPQILRQPEGYAPAVAFSPDGQYLASGGVTVQVWERESGSSTWREKIIIDSNPHYFPCFFHLVLFYPDSRRILLSDGLKLRTYDVQTEQFEGPLIKIARWFSRTLWFDGISTDYVMTAYGALPLICPGSSPVEPETQQPQSLPPGRHPYGISYSDEDENWYITWRNEKVIFIPAKYVPAYSHVDGHKVVLGCASGDVLLFRFSTEMTPHEAGLDVDLKCNVEFGPGQGRGRWLS